The Canis lupus familiaris isolate Mischka breed German Shepherd chromosome 27, alternate assembly UU_Cfam_GSD_1.0, whole genome shotgun sequence genome window below encodes:
- the TMEM52B gene encoding transmembrane protein 52B isoform X2 produces MIPPGQGARPSTEHGKEATNTVYLILEKQFSPMGMRGQAVTASALVYYIQLPQARCEENCMNPEHCLTTDWVHLWYIWLLVVIGALLLLCGLTSVCFRCCLSRQQNGEDQGRPPYEVTVIAFDHDSTLQSTISSLQSIFGPAARRILAVAHSHSPLAQLPSSLDTLPGYEEALHMSRFTVARCGQKAPDLPPVPEEKQPPPVDESPRAGGSSN; encoded by the exons ATGA TCCCTCCAGGTCAAGGAGCCAGACCTAGCACAGAGCATGGAAAGGAGGCAACCAACACTGTGTacctgatcctggagaagcagTTCAGCCCCATGGGGATGCGAGGCCAGGCCGTGACAGCCTCTGCTCTGGTGTATTATATTCAG CTTCCTCAGGCAAGATGTGAGGAGAACTGCATGAATCCTGAACA TTGCCTGACCACAGATTGGGTACATCTCTGGTATATATG GTTGCTGGTGGTAATTGGTGCACTGCTGCTCCTGTGTGGCCTGACTTCTGTGTGCTTCCGCTGCTGTCTGAGTCGCCAGCAAAATGGGGAAGATCAAGGCCGGCCTCCCTATGAAGTGACTGTCATTGCTTTCGATCATGACAGCACTCTCCAGAGCACTATCAGTT CCCTGCAGTCAATCTTTGGCCCTGCAGCTCGAAGAATCCTGGCTGTGGCTCACTCTCACAGCCCCCTGGCCCAGTTGCCCTCCTCTTTGGACACCCTCCCAGGGTATGAAGAAGCTCTTCACATGAGTCGCTTCACTGTTGCAAGGTGTGGACAGAAAGCTCCTGATCTACCCCCAGTGCCAGAAGAGAAGCAGCCACCGCCAGTGGATGAGTCTCCTAGAGCAGGAGGCTCTTCGAACTGA
- the OLR1 gene encoding oxidized low-density lipoprotein receptor 1, translating to MNLEMTFDDFKSKTMKDKPDQKPNGKKAKGLHFLSSRWWCPAAVTLGILCLGLLVTLILLAMQLSQVSNLLKQQQANLTHQEIILEGQILAQQQAEKTSQESERELKKTIETLTQKLDEKSKKQMELHHQNLNLQEALRKAANFSGHCPQDWLWHEENCYLFSSGPFNWEKSQENCLSLDAQMLIINSTEDLEFIQQASAHSNFPFWMGLSLRKPSSSWLWEDGSPLMPHLFRLQGPVSHVYPSGSCAYLQRGAVFADNCILSAFTICQKKANLLRAP from the exons atgaatttggaaatgacTTTTGATGACTTCAAGAGCAAGACTATGAAGGATAAACCTGATCAGAAGCCAAATGGAAAGAAAGCTAAAG gtcttcattttctttcttctcggTGGTGGTGCCCTGCTGCTGTGACACTAGGGATCCTTTGCTTGGGATTACTGGTGACTCTTATATTACTGGCAATGCAAT TATCACAGGTGTCTAATCTCCTAAAGCAACAACAAGCAAACCTTACTCACCAGGAAATTATACTGGAGGGACAAATCTTAGCACAGCAGCAGGCAGAAAAAACTTCCCAGGAGTCAGAAAGGGAACtcaaaaaaacaatagaaaccCTTACCCAGAAGCTTGatgaaaaatcaaaaaaacagATGGAACTTCATCACCAGAACCTGAATCTCCAAGAAGCTCTGAGGAAAGCAGCAAACTTTTCAG GTCATTGTCCCCAGGACTGGCTCTGGCATGAAGAAAACTGTTACCTATTTTCCTCTGGCCCATTTAATTGGGAAAAAAGCCAGGAGAACTGCTTGTCTTTGGATGCCCAGATGCTGATAATTAATAGCACAGAGGATCTG GAATTCATCCAGCAAGCAAGTGCCCATTCCAATTTCCCATTCTGGATGGGGTTGTCTCTGAGGAAACCCAGCAGCTCATGGCTCTGGGAGGACGGCTCTCCTTTGATGCCTCACTT GTTTAGACTCCAGGGTCCTGTTTCCCACGTCTATCCTTCAGGCAGCTGTGCGTATTTACAAAGAGGAGCTGTTTTTGCTGACAACTGCATTTTAAGTGCGTTCACTATATGTCAGAAGAAAGCGAATCTATTGAGAGCACCATGA
- the TMEM52B gene encoding transmembrane protein 52B isoform X1, producing MEIVPPGQGARPSTEHGKEATNTVYLILEKQFSPMGMRGQAVTASALVYYIQLPQARCEENCMNPEHCLTTDWVHLWYIWLLVVIGALLLLCGLTSVCFRCCLSRQQNGEDQGRPPYEVTVIAFDHDSTLQSTISSLQSIFGPAARRILAVAHSHSPLAQLPSSLDTLPGYEEALHMSRFTVARCGQKAPDLPPVPEEKQPPPVDESPRAGGSSN from the exons ATGGAGATTG TCCCTCCAGGTCAAGGAGCCAGACCTAGCACAGAGCATGGAAAGGAGGCAACCAACACTGTGTacctgatcctggagaagcagTTCAGCCCCATGGGGATGCGAGGCCAGGCCGTGACAGCCTCTGCTCTGGTGTATTATATTCAG CTTCCTCAGGCAAGATGTGAGGAGAACTGCATGAATCCTGAACA TTGCCTGACCACAGATTGGGTACATCTCTGGTATATATG GTTGCTGGTGGTAATTGGTGCACTGCTGCTCCTGTGTGGCCTGACTTCTGTGTGCTTCCGCTGCTGTCTGAGTCGCCAGCAAAATGGGGAAGATCAAGGCCGGCCTCCCTATGAAGTGACTGTCATTGCTTTCGATCATGACAGCACTCTCCAGAGCACTATCAGTT CCCTGCAGTCAATCTTTGGCCCTGCAGCTCGAAGAATCCTGGCTGTGGCTCACTCTCACAGCCCCCTGGCCCAGTTGCCCTCCTCTTTGGACACCCTCCCAGGGTATGAAGAAGCTCTTCACATGAGTCGCTTCACTGTTGCAAGGTGTGGACAGAAAGCTCCTGATCTACCCCCAGTGCCAGAAGAGAAGCAGCCACCGCCAGTGGATGAGTCTCCTAGAGCAGGAGGCTCTTCGAACTGA